accagaagtgggattgctggatcatatgctagttttcatttttggagtaagctccatactgttttccataatggttttactagtttacattcccacaagggttccttttctccacattctcaaaaacatttgccatctttagtttttttgataatcgcagtcttaacaggtgtgaagtgatagctcattgtggttttgatttgcattccctgatgattagtgatgctgaacaccttttcatacacctgttggccacttgtatgtcttcattaggaaaagtctactctggtcctttgcccattttttaaattgatttatcgtcttgttattgagccaacacgaaaaaagagaacaagatttccaggcattatggatgcttcccagttgatacagatggttttgtatttacagtggtaccaaaagatcatgtttcatgctttttcttcagcttgttataagaccagcagtagctgcggcatggcagataattgggatcttctgggtttggaggtttacaacataaatgagtggtaaggaattttttattattccaaggaaattattgagatcatagtccgtggaattcaggattgataggtgtaggaggaaattaaggtgaggatcggtgatctggcactacttctgatcatgaggcacaggtatctactatatgagtgtttgaataaaaatattagagatcaggaatttgtggtgggtgaatatgttttctgaattatttacttttgaacataaccatttggattatgtgaacatctgggatatgggagtaagtcgttaacagggggtggttgataatatcactattgatttaacttctatgaacaccaagtggtcaatggattaagcaaatgagtaatcagaaaacacagaaatggtaggatttgggatttagtaaaggactggggaccgactgtcctgagagagagtgccaggacttatgaggttgagagtgacaaggacaagaaaagaatagaaacacactcaaacaaggagggggtgttaacaggatgggggaggagaaatgatctggagtagccttgagttttgaccttgagctttctgttcttgatgcaaatctgcctgatgacatcccgggacacaggtcagatctattcccagaggatagagggagggtggaagtacaaaacagccaggataattgtcctaaaaaggcaggcttcctttatcatttgtctcaatttcatgatttacttttgtagggtaagaggaaaagaaggatgatagccacgtcttcacagaggaagcagcataactgtgggatccagtccaaaccaaagcctggtttaaacatctccatccctataaggatgtccagtgacatattcaagaggctgggtactagaattccatcccatcctggcaatgaagggtctctgggaggacaccttggaccagccccaccaggtctgctggccagagagactgcaaggactccaggcctgcagcaatgcaggacaactggtaactcCTTTCAAGCTTGCCAAAGGGTTGCAAAACctagcacctagtcacacaggtgaatccctgccaggtgtgctcgcaggtggtctgcactccaggtcccatgcccactcctgccggtcttcagatttggcagggatgattccaggagctgatctgggcattccacagctccactgccaacaatttctggcgactgaggaaggtatcaggaaggaggaaagggcagtgaagagcacaggagagagactggtgatagcactgatggcggacagacttgctagtgaggcagagaaagtgaggggccaagaacgccgtcttgacagcagatgaaatggagcaggcacctcagtgaggtctcttggcagcatcccaaatgtttttgtgctttgagctcttgaaactttgaaatataacaatacgtttcttttattaaactctgctgcgtgaaatagaaaatatagacagtggtttctttctgaggtgagaggttgagttgcaggtgaggagagaaagatcttcctttttcatgctgttctctcattttcctttactatgtactttatttatttgtactttcaagtcagcagcgagttatcaacgtcacaggatgattcagtttttccccatacagtcacagtaaaacctacttaaagtggattattctttttgtgtaatattccaatagattccaaaatattatttccaaagcacttcgatgtctatgttctcaaattagatatttacttctaggtctccatttttgtgttccttcttgcatgctacttcagagttgcatctaaggaaataccagatttccctcagttttttagatccatatgtgttggaaatttgattcatgaagatggacatggcagctgggggattatGCTATTATCAAGAGACCATTTttcggcatcagtaatctgacaagaactcactgcttgttgagatttaattgactatttgaggaatcaagctttcactattggtacttctctttctctttggaggggaaGTATTGCCTTcatagtctttccattaccaaaccactttcctgggtggctgtgccctgtcaggaagggcctgggatgccgggaaccaggattcatcctcagcttctgcctgtcctgagaaggcttccctggcagagtccagcctgtgtgtctgggtgacacttgcagccatcagaaaggaggcgataactcacaagtgccaagcgattcatctggctcttgtcttacagggtgtttccaagggatgaggttcaaaatgccacttggtaaccccttgaaagctcctggtcacggggtgggttctcggtgtgaggtcagagcagtgtctattcaccaccagatgggaagcatttcagtattttaattgctaaggctgtgttcatgcacgaccatggatcatctgttccgtggcatttcctgctggaccaccccacacccctgtcatgcctcatctttcaaagctccaaacagggttcacaccccatcaggtggttgtaatgtaaccacagcgcaagacaggggaaaaaaacacaaccacccaagggtgacacactttaatggttCAGGccaaattgccccatttggacaagttggcaacatcaacactgagtgtgtaaactggaggactgtctaagaccatggacctcagaatgacacggcctcagatgtcacctggacagcaagggacagtgtggggtcactcactggtcaagattatggtcccttatcctggtaaagcagagctcacccgggatccatcaggccaagccagggaggaggctgggagccttctagggaatttctgccctaaagtgaatggcataaggaaggcagttgtgctggaaatcctggttcacagagagcgGTCGGTCGTGTTTATGGACTGAGGCCCAGTGGTAGACTTAAAGCTGCGTCACAgatctttcccattggatacaaaacagcaggaaacagatttcacagtcctggacatggaccccagcaggattcaattctaggtcagtggtgaacatggaggcactagaggggtatcaggagggaaagtcctgtctgcctttagtccatttgcaaatcacctttgcgggccttgtcctctccacatgcatgttttgatctttttacattgttttccccacttacagctgatgcaattccagagattgaactagaaaactacaagttcctaaaatttggtcaaaagaaacctcaacaggagaagcagaaaacattccttcttcctccagaatgtagaaaggcaccccctgcctatggcacgacctggtcctgggtagtgctgttttaaagacatccacatttcagtggttgttgctttgcctgtgaaagtaccattAACCTTTAAATCCCAGGAGAACGGGCCGGGGACCGTGTCCGCCCCTGGAgcggctgaatgatactgaattGAACTTGTTCTCGGAgttagggggaattgggagtgatgtcactagccaaaaagggggctggcctttctcccttctccaacatacaataagttgatgactcagaagagttctttttttttttataattttatttatttatttttttcccccaaagccccagtagatagttgtatgtcatagttgcatatccttctagttgctgtatgtgggacgtggcctcagcatggccggagaagcggtgcatcggtgtgcgcccgggatccgaacccaggccggcagcagcggagcgtgcgcacttaaccactaagccacggggccggcccagaagagttcttgattcaaggagaaatgtgagattctgtgtctcactcacatgcctacagaaagcgacagaaccacaccacaactcccaagctgtaaagggaacaggactttaatataatattcaaatatgtcatttattatttacaacaaataaccactgtctctccccaatgggtgagtaggtgctgaggtagagatgtcagggagctgggatggggtcatcccttctctcttgggcttcaggggaccccaggaatcagcttacaatgctccccttcccatcaaatgggaggagctgaccctgtgcatcgcaagcatcccagctgtgtccccgctgctgaggatggggctgtgatcggccactggtatggggttcggggttggggcctgggggctgagtagaagagtcgggttatcttgcgtggcctccctcagaatcatggccccccaccatgtccccactgcactgggtgctccagaccctgtgctcagtgctgtcagccaccagtaccccatttgtccctgccacgtgagcgatcatttagtattacctatttcacagagggggaaacggagtctcaggaagctgaagagagtcaccccagtcacaggactggtcaatagtggagctgggatcccagtgccagctatccgactccccaaggccacgcttagcccaaagccttactgaacccctaggagtcagtcaccccggcccagacactcactcacccctgaccttgatgatggccggttcttcttggccttgcgtactctgcaggccaactaggtctagcgctctggctggcaggacaaggtgtagctacaggacagagaggcacctgtgagcctaccaggaaccacacctcaggggtccccccactgcctgcccagcagctggagtctgggtgtcccagagatcACCATGTAATCAggccgggggatgagtggggcaccatggagacaggctctctggactggccaacagggagagtccacccctgccctcacccaactcctgcccggcctcacctctcattctcattgagcaactccatgtcctggaacgaggccccaaatcgctccctcGGGCTCTagcttgtaattctttgcagcctcctggagcagcaggatctccctcatgactcggtattcctgggaccagagggaaggagaggatgcagacagggcctgggtgggggatgctgcaggggtcttgttggaggtgaggagtggggcaggggaccagtcctggaaaccatccttccctccagttccatccaggatctaccagttctcagaatgggaataatcagcccctcctccaggaagatttccttgatgccatcctcccctcaacccacccgccaattggatgggtctcccacttctctggtatcaaactcttccactcaatgtaagatacagcggGTGAAGCcaaggactgttctgcccagaaggtctctgatttccacctccttcctctcccctgcagggagtgccacagctgctcctcagtactcttctcaaggttgatcccattcccctggaaggtagacagccagagtacatcagacaaagacccctagcctgactagccccctatgcccaccccttctcatgttgcactactgccagatccccagagggggccaggcatgcagagaaaacaggacttggacctaggcttgcctctgggctccagaggaggaggacatgggggtgtaactgagggacctggcagcacaactctctctgatgacagacttggaggctgaggcttcaggcagaggggactgctcaggcacttatgtgcttcctgacttggggggggccgacttctttctcccttcatgggCAACATGGGAGTtacaggctgagtccagctcagataaaacctcacgcagctctgccatcaggcaactctgagcttccccagcctgggtaaCTGGAATGGGTTTCTCTGGCAGAAACTCTGTTCACTCATCGCTAAAataggcctgatgccccagctgccAGCGGTGGCTGCAAGGCtttcatgagaggagatgtgccaagtgctgagaactcagagctcagttcgggggctcccgcatcccaaggctcagaatcctggtccttcctgcctagacctcaggtgcacccacctcgaaatAGTCACCCatcaccaggtgcagcatcagcaggtcactgagcagagttccaagataggggacaacaccttgtgacatcggggtgtgggtgggatgaacctttgctctcaagtcgaccccatgtagaccctctcctgaaaagtccccaccctcagccacctggcccaccccagggttcccacgaggagcagcctaggaccctcagcagcctcccgtcaattcctactcccttcacaccccaagaacaccacactcctcctcctcacctcccagggccggcttctggcaaatcacagggtgtgcagtcccttgccctccccaaaacacactcatcctgcaccagctcttccaggccctcctcttggtcacttctactgggggattcagacactgtggcaccaagatgaAGGGCCCTCATCTTTTGATttcaggcctccagctgggagcacagagcccctcccccacaggcacactaacctgccgctgctgctgcttctcctgcactctctgggggttgctctctgggggagcaaacgtggagggcccctcctgccagggtcgaggacagtgtcagtgaggccatactcccctcaccccatttctctccagcaccactggcctccgacactggacatctgacttgagtcaactggtaccaatgtcattccatcctccaaggtcttgtgattccagaacaagcccagctccaactctcactctgggtgtgagcttgggcttgtggcctggcctccttgagcctgtttcctcatctggaaagtgtgagaactccggctaccacacaggttctcatgaggactcagtgtcacaagactgtcatcattgttctggccctcacccctccaggtggagtaggcagaaagctcccacattcctttcctccctcttacctcaacaccaccctgtgaggcctgcaccacacaatcaccatccctccatttccctgatgaggagacagagacccaaacataggcagtgtgttgctcaggggcccacagaagagaggccgcttgcccctctcagccagaggccctgttccaacatccttgcctaacccccagccccaccactgacaagagtcctgtcccctgagctctcaaagcttggtcctgggctgagtcatggatggagaggacggggtgtcttgggagtctggttgagtggctcctgcctgccccagtcccgtggagtgtctgggccccaggctgggccagaggccaagccaaagccttctcctccccaaggaacgcctcaggacattcccctgcactgaatcctttttttttttttttgtgaggagatcagccttgtgctaacatctgccaatcctcctctttttttgctgaggaagactggccctgggctaacatccatgcccatcttcctccactttatatgggacgttgccacatcataggtcgacaagcggtgcgtcggtgcgcacccgggatccgaaccggcgaaccctgagccgccgcagcggagtgcgcgcacttaaccgcttgcgccacagggacggcccctgaactctttctttatccactcaagaactggacctccaaggtgccacctctgatcaacagagaaggggatgacaggacattttgattccccgtttacatgaagctcctaaggtcctttcagcaggatccactaagaatccatcagttgcctagacgcttctcataagccaccgggggcatatgtcattgccaaccaggcactcaggttagactcctgtggttgactcaagtgaagtgactgctctaggggtccagtggggagtcccagaatgcacacacatctctcacctgaggatgagcagcctgtttttccacctgggccatgggaatcctctgccacgcacatcactggggcaggcaggatgcagccccttggagatgtggtgaagatagaaggagcagcagggtcctggcttcctgaggataggtttaggctgagggctaaacccaccccaaccacccaacagcctggaagaagctaca
The Diceros bicornis minor isolate mBicDic1 chromosome 20, mDicBic1.mat.cur, whole genome shotgun sequence genome window above contains:
- the LOC131418962 gene encoding uncharacterized protein LOC131418962 isoform X4, which produces MCVAEDSHGPGGKTGCSSSGGALHVCSPREQPPESAGEAAAAAGIPSHEGDPAAPGGCKELQARARGSDLGPRSRTWSCSMRMRATPCPASQSARPSWPAEYARPRRTGHHQGQGSSCRAPASSRSRAVGSGGGRAVSSSVDITPSSAGASIRSISSIGAGARAHFGSSRSGSC
- the LOC131418962 gene encoding uncharacterized protein LOC131418962 isoform X3 yields the protein MCVAEDSHGPGGKTGCSSSGGALHVCSPREQPPESAGEAAAAAGIPSHEGDPAAPGGCKELQARARGSDLGPRSRTWSCSMRMRATPCPASQSARPSWPAEYARPRRTGHHQGQGFILAEIIPSVLFSVQLASLNTRLMRLTQHVCVSVCSLAWLRAFCSVVALQCARLAGHLL
- the LOC131418962 gene encoding ral guanine nucleotide dissociation stimulator-like 3 isoform X11, encoding MSQGVVPYLGTLLSDLLMLHLVMGDYFEGNGINLEKSTEEQLWHSLQGRGRRWKSETFWAEQSLASPAVSYIEWKSLIPEKWETHPIGGYTLSCQPER
- the LOC131418962 gene encoding uncharacterized protein LOC131418962 isoform X12, whose product is MIKEGPSTFAPPESNPQRVQEKQQQRQGNGINLEKSTEEQLWHSLQGRGRRWKSETFWAEQSLASPAVSYIEWKSLIPEKWETHPIGGYTLSCQPER
- the LOC131418962 gene encoding uncharacterized protein LOC131418962 isoform X10, whose product is MAQVEKQAAHPQEGPSTFAPPESNPQRVQEKQQQRQGNGINLEKSTEEQLWHSLQGRGRRWKSETFWAEQSLASPAVSYIEWKSLIPEKWETHPIGGYTLSCQPER
- the LOC131418962 gene encoding uncharacterized protein LOC131418962 isoform X9, whose product is MCVAEDSHGPGGKTGCSSSGGALHVCSPREQPPESAGEAAAAAGIPSHEGDPAAPGGCKELQARARGSDLGPRSRTWSCSMRMRATPCPASQSARPSWPAEYARPRRTGHHQGQGETEISKLSRS
- the LOC131418962 gene encoding uncharacterized protein LOC131418962 isoform X8, with the protein product MCVAEDSHGPGGKTGCSSSGGALHVCSPREQPPESAGEAAAAAGIPSHEGDPAAPGGCKELQARARGSDLGPRSRTWSCSMRMRATPCPASQSARPSWPAEYARPRRTGHHQGQGLGVVVWFCRFL
- the LOC131418962 gene encoding uncharacterized protein LOC131418962 isoform X6, translated to MCVAEDSHGPGGKTGCSSSGGALHVCSPREQPPESAGEAAAAAGIPSHEGDPAAPGGCKELQARARGSDLGPRSRTWSCSMRMRATPCPASQSARPSWPAEYARPRRTGHHQGQGPQAPTPNPIPVADHSPILSSGDTAGMLAMHRVSSSHLMGRGAL